AAACTGAAGCGGACTAACATATGTTCTTTCTAACTGATATTTATGTAAAAGATAAAAATACCTGAATTTTAAATCGAAAAAATAGACATCTTCTTTTTCAGTATCTAATAAGCCCGAAGCTCCAAAAAGCAATGCTTCAAGATTTTCAATCTCAAAACTTTCTTTTCTAACAATAGTAAATGGAATAGCTTTTGCAATCTGCAAAAATGACTCTCCATTTGTATTTAGTCCAAAATTTTTAGCTAAAAGACAAAACAAAACGGCTTCCCAATCATTATTTGTTTCTGCCAGCAGATTAAAAATAAATTTTGATTTGCGCTCCAAACGTTCAAAAAATAGTCTTTCCTGCCAGTTTTTAAACACAAAACTATCTATTCCGGCAATTTCTTTTTCACAAAAAATCCAGGACTTAGCACTTATAAGTGATTGATAATTTGAAATAATATCAGATGAAACATAATCTCTTAAAATTAATACCGGAATTTCAGAATTATTTTCCCTGTATATCTCTGCATTATGTTCCCAAACAACATGTAGAATCACATTGTCATATGCGCGATCTTTCTCATGATGATGCAAATACCAATCGGAAGATTTTAAATGAATTTCGACATTTCCAGCCCATTTTTGTTCTCCGATTTTAATTTGTGCATTAAAGAAATCCGGGCCCGACAATTCTAAATAATCACCAGTCTTAATAATGGTAAGTATTTCTTTCTGAGCGGTCTTTAAATTCAAAGTATCAAACTTTTTGAATTTCCAGAGATAATGAAGAAAGTCTTCTCTCATATTAGATTTTGTTTTATTACAAAATCTAAATTACAAATTTTAATATTATTCCTACAAAATATACAAAATTTTATTGAAGCATATATAATTTGGCACAAGCTCTTGCATCTGATAATGCTTCGTGATGATTTAGCTGAATATTCATTTCACGACAACAATCACTCAGTTTGGTAGGTTTTACACCTTTTGCTTTATATATTTTAACTGTACATTCCCATTTTGCAGCTATGTTTAAGTCTTCATAATTCAATCCGTAAAGCAGCATTGACTTCATTAAAACATTACGATCAAAACTTTCATTGTGAGCTACTACAACTCTGTTTTTTAATCTTTTTTCAATTTCCGGATATACCTGTGCAAATGATTTAGCATTTACTGTATCGCGAGGATAAATACCATGCACCTGAATAGTATACGGATTGTATATATTATTTGGTGGTTTTATTAAAGTGACAAATTCGTCCACTATTACTCCATTTTGAACCGTAACAATCCCTACTGAACACGGATGATAGCTGGTTGCTGTTTCAAAATCTATTGCTGTAAAATTCATTTTCTATATTTAAAAAAAATATCCATAAATCCAATTGCAATATTCAATCAGATTTATGGATAAATTCAATTTATAAAGATCTATTTTATTGATCCGATTATATCATATTTAGTAATAATATGATGATGTCCGTTTCCTAAATCAACTAAAACGGCATCGTTTTCTTTTGTGAAAAGTTTAGAAACTTCTTCTATCGGAGTTCCCTTTTTTACAATTGGAAAAGGCTTACCCATTACTTCTTTAATAGGTTTTTCGGCAACATTTTTATCAGCTACATAACTTCTGAATAGGTCTGTTTCATCAACAGATCCAACAAATCCGTTTATATCTACAACCGGAATTTGAGAAATTTTGTATTTACGCATACGCTCAATAGCATGCGATACTAATTCTTCTGTACGCACCACAATTAATTCTTTATCTATGTGGTCTTTAATAACGTCTTCTGCCTTGGTAATATTCTCTTCAAGAAATCCACGCTCACGCATCCAGTCGTCATTGAACATTTTACCTACATAACGACTTCCTGAATCGTGAAAAAGAACCACTACAACATCATCTGGCTTGAAATGTTCTTTTAACTGTAATAATCCTTTAATACAAGCTCCCGCAGAATTACCAACAAAAATAGCCTCTTCAAGTGCAATCTTTCTGGTGTAAACTGCTGCATCTTTATCTGTTACTTTTGTAAAACCGTCAATTAAAGAAAAGTCAACATTTTTAGGTAAAATATCTTCTCCAATTCCTTCTGTGATATAAGAGTAGATTTCGTTTTCATCAAAAATTCCCGTTTCATGGTATTTTTTAAAAACGGATCCATAGGTATCAATTCCCCAAATTTTGATGTTTGGATTTTTCTCTTTTAAATATTTCCCCACACCAGAAATTGTTCCTCCGGTTCCTACTCCAACCACAAAATGAGTTATTTTACCTTCTGTTTGTTTCCAGATTTCTGGCCCGGTTTGCTCATAATGTGCCAAAGAATTTGACATATTATCATATTGATTTACGTACCATGAATTTGGTGTTTCTTCTGCCAAACGCTTAGAAACAGAGTAGTATGAACGTGGGTCTGTTGGCTCTACATCTGTTGGACAAACGACAACTTTTGCACCAACAGCACGTAAAATATCCATTTTCTCTTTAGATTGCTTATCCGATATAACACAAATTAGTTTATATCCTTTTACAATTGCAACAAGGGCCAGTCCCATTCCGGTATTACCAGAAGTTCCCTCAATAATAGTTCCTCCGGGTTTTAGTCTTCCATCAGCCTCTGCGTCTTCAATCATCTTAACGGCCATTCTGTCTTTTACAGAATTCCCGGGATTAAAAGTTTCGACTTTTGCCAATACTAATGCATCAATTTCAGCAACAATTTTGTTGAGTTTTACTAGTGGTGTATTCCCTATTGTTTCTAAAATATTTTTTGAAAAGTCCATTTTATTTAAATTTAATATTTGGTTTTAACGATAAAACAATGCCTTTTTATTGGAAGAAATTCCAAACTAAACCAAATCGGATAACAAAATCACGATAAGGATTATTAGGCGCTGAGTAATAATTACTTTGAGAAAAAGCAGCATTAAAGTGCTCTGCTTTTAAATAAATTCTGGTTTGACGAATTCTTGCATTTACAAAAAAATCAAAATTGGCATAGTTTCCAATTTCTTTTGTATTCTGAACAAAAAACTCTCCAACAACCGGGTTATAACTATTTCCATAGTATTTGGTAAAATAATTAAATATGATACCTGTTTGCATAAACAATGCTTTCTTGAAAAAATGAGTTGAATAATACAATGTGTTTCTCGTTACAAAATCAGGCACATTTAAGATTAAATCGGACTGATCTACTTTTTGATACAAAAGTGTATTGTCTAATGCAAATTTTCCAAACGTAAACTCTCTGCTTGCTTTTACAGAAAAATAATTGATTGCATTTCCATATTGTGCAGGATTTATAATCTGAACATTTGCTGCTGCCTGAGCAGGAGTCGAAACATCTGCAAAATATAAATGATCCTTTAATACAGAATATTGTACCTCAGCATTTAACCAGGGTGTAAAAACATTCGCACCTAGCTGATTAATCTTTTCATTTTTAAAATTATTTGACCAATTGTATTCTACATAACTGCTTTGGTATAAATTGTAGTTATTGTTTGGCAGTTTATTAATGTTTCTAAATCTGAAATCAAATTGAATTTTTTCATTTAAATCATATCTCAGCTTTGCATCAAGATCAGAAAGTGACTGATTGGTAATGGAGCGCGTATATAAGAAACGGCCATTCCATTTGTTTTTCTGATATTCATATTGTCCTCCAACATTATTAATCTGCAGGAATAAATTATTTGGAATAACTGTCCCGTCTTTTTTTACAATAATTCGATCGTATTCAAAATTTGATCTGTAATCGTCAACAAAAAAATTAAATTTCCCCAATAGTGTATTTTCATATGCTAATCCTACCTTATTATATAGCTTCTCAAAACGAGTCTGGTCATTGATATTACCAGTTACGTAAGCTGCACCAAAACGTTGAACAGATGTTGTCCCTACATTAGAAAGCAATGTTGGCTGTTTGTACTCGAAATATTTGCCTTCGTAATTAAATTGATGTGTTACATATAAATTATTATCTCCTCCCGTTGGATTTACCCTAAAAGCATGGTCTAAAAAGAATCTTCTTCCTTTTAGCAGAGATTGGGCATCCGTTAAATACACTTGTAGACGTTGCCTGTTTTTATAGTCCTTATTATCACTTTCAAAATCTTCAGGAGTTGTTATTCCACCATTTTCTTCGTTGGTAACATCCTGATAAGTCACGTGAGCATTTAAGGCATATCGTTTATTTGTAGTAGTATAACTGGTTGTAAATCTAAAATTTCCAACACTTACTAATTGATTTATATAATCCCCTTCTGAACGCAAACCTCTGTAAGCAATCGAAAAATTAAGGTTTTTGGATGTATTCAACGTAATAAAAGAATCTACGTTTTGACCTTTATTTATAGTTGTGTTAAAAAATAACTCTGTTAATGGAGTTGCTGCCGAATAATATCTAATATCCTCCGCCTGCAGGTAATCAAAATGTTTTCCTGAAAAACCAATTTCCGGATAAGGAGAAAAACTGGTCAGACTATATTGTAATGTATTATAAGTTTGCCCAATGTTCGAAAAAGAGAGTAATCCAAAATTATCTTTTCGAAGATAGTTTTGTCTATAAGCGCTTTTTATTGTTAAAGACGTATCAACATAAGTTGTATCATGTTCTAATGTAATTATTTGATATTGATCGATTGTCGCAATTTTTGCTTTTTTCTTTTTTACAGTATCGGTTATACTTGAATATTTAGAATTCATGTCTAAACCCTTTTTAGAAGTAGTTTTTTCCTGAGAAAACAATAATGTAGGTACAACTAATAGATATAGAAAAATGAATATTCTCATTTGATGGCTTTATATAAAATTATTTCGAAAAATTTAGTGAAGCAAAGGTAAAAGATAAATACGTATAAATAAAAAAACATAATAGATAATATAAAATCTCAACAGATACTATTATAAGCAAGAACCCCGATCACAAAAGTTGCAATCGGGGTCCTAAAATTCAAAATAATTATTGTTTACTATTCTAAGTTAGCATTTGTTTTGATGATTGAATTTATTGAAAACTCTAAACAGCCATCATAAAAACAATATTAAAACTTATCCCAGAATAATTTTGTATTCATTAAATCTCCACCAATATCGCTGGCAGCTTTTTTATAATTTGTTCCGTTAACTGACTGCTCAACTCCTGGATAAGTATATCTAACCGGAACTGTAAGGATGTTTTTATTTACAGCAGTAGTTGGTGATTTCAAAATAGGGAAATCTAATCTTCTGTAAGATGTCCATGCCTCAAATCCTCTATTATAAAGAGCAAACCAAGCTTGCATACCAATTTTCTCTTTCCAGGTTGCTCCACTTAATGGGTTTGTATAACTTACTTTTGGTTGTGCCAAATAAGTCGTAATACTTGCTGGTGCTACTCCCCAATCTGTCATCGAAGCAGTAATCGCAGCATCATAATACGTTTTTGCTGCAGCCGAACCACCAGGAATTAAGCCTTTCTCAGCTGCTTCAGCCAATAAAAATTGCAATTCAGAATAGTCAAATATTGTAGCTGGATAAGCTGGATTATTTAATGTAGCGCTTATATGTGAGTACGTTGCAAAAACGTTAGCTTCACCATAAGTACCTCCAACAAAAGTTCTTCCTGCTGGAATAACCGGAGCTGGTTTTGTAGCATTAACAAAATATTTTGTCATCCTTGGATCTCCACCTGGTACAACAGCATCCATTGCTGCAACAAAAGTTTCAGCCGGAATAAAATCATCTCTCTTACTAACCACTAGATCAGCATATAAAGGGTTTTGATTTCCTGAAGTAGTTAAGTAAACTAATTTAGTATTATCTGCATTAGCAGTCATTACACCAGAAGCAATAGCTGCCTGAACCTGAGTAGCTGCATAAGCCTGATCTACATCTGAAATGTTTACTGCTAATCTTACGATTAATGAGTTAGCAAATTTTACCCATTTTCCATTACTTGCTGCATCACCTGCATAAATAATATCTGCACCACCAAAGTTTGGACTTGCGGCATTTTTTTTCAATACTGCAACATCAGCTGCTAATCTTGTAATAAGATCTTTGTAGATTGTCTGAGCATCATCATAAGCTGGTAATGGATATTTTACAATATCACCTGCTTGTGTGTAAGGAACGTTTCCGAAAGTATCCACTAAAATACTATAAGTATAAGCTTCTAAAATATCAATAAGAGCTAATTTATTTTGCTTAACATTAGCAGCTTCGTCAGATTCAGTAACTTGCTTATTAATCATCCCTTTAGCATCATAAAAATCAGCTAAGACATCTCTGTACAAAACACGAAAATGGCTATCCGGAATTTTTCTTGCTGTTAGATCGTATTGACTTTCATTAGGATAAGTCGTTTCTGCCCATTGTTGAGCAAACAATCTAAAAACGTTTAAGTTAACACTTGTACTTGCCATCTGGTCTACTAATTTCTTTTCAGCATTAGTAAACATGTATTCTGCTTTGGTTGTCGTTGGTCTTTTAGGATCAACGTTCATATCTGTAATATCAGTACTACATGATGTAGCAATACCGATAAAAGACATTAATAAAAGTATTTTTTTCATGATTTAGAATTTTAATGTTAGATTACAACCAATGTTTCTTGTTGTAGGTAGTGACCCTCCTGAATAACCTGAAGACAAGTTACCTGAACTGATTCCACTCTCCGGATCTGCATCTGGAAGATTTTTATGAATGATCCATAAGTTAGATCCAACTAAAGAAAGTCTTAAATCTGTTAATTTTAATTTAGAAACCAATGTTGATGGGAAACTGTAAGTAATATTCACTTCTCTTAATTTCACATAACTTGCATCGTATACGAATGCTTTTTGTGGGTTTTTAGTATATCCGTAGATACCTCCTGCTACTTCTGGAGCTGGTGTTCTTGTTGTATTTGGTGTACCGTCAGCATTCACACCTGGAAGAATAACTCCACCACCATTAGCCAATGTATTTCTTACTGGGTTTCCTAACTCGTTAACTCCGGCTGTAGACTCATACAAACCTGAGTTTTGTCCGTAATATTGATCTAAAGAGAAAATATCACCACCTTTTTGCATATCAATTAAGAATCCTAAAGAAACTTGTTTGTATGTAAATTTGTTACGAATTCCACCAATCCAGTCTGGAGTAACATTTCCGATTACATTAGTAACAGATTCAGTCATTAAATAAGTTCCTCCTTTAGTTACTTTTTGTCCGTCTGCAGCATACACGTAATCTTTACCAATGATATCACCATAAGCATGACCTGGTTTTGCAATAATACTTACACCACCTTGGAATGTTCCTAAAGTTAATGTTTCAATTCCTGGCGCTAAAGCCTCAACTGTGTTTTCGTTTTTAGACCAGTTTACAAAAATATCCCATTGAAAATCTTTTGATCTTACCGGAGTTGCATTAAACTGCACCTCAATACCTCTATTCTCAACAGAACCTGCATTTGCATATCTTGAAGAATATCCTGAAGATGTAGAATAATCTACAGGGAAAATCTGATCAGAACTTAAACTTTTATAAACACTTGTTTCAAAACCTATTCTTCTATCAAAAAATTGCATCTCTAAACCAATCTCCTGAGATTTAGTTTTTACAGTATGTAAATCCGGATTAGCACTAATATCAGGTCTTGAGTACAACGGGTTTGATCCGAAGTTATTGAATTTGCTAAAAACGCTTTGTAATGCATACAAGTCAATATTTCCTTGTGGGTTTTCAGCATAACTTGCTCTTAATTTTCCAAAAGTCAACCATTCTGCGTTAACATGTTTAGTGAAAACGTAACTTGCAGATGTAGAGAATGTATTTACAGAGTTACCTCCTTTTGGTAATGTAGAAAACGCATCATTACGTACAGTACCATCTAAGTATAAAAAGTCTCTGTAACCTAAAGAAGCAGATGCATAAGCACTGTTTACTCCAGAATTATCTTCAGCTTCGATTGAATATGGAGCTGGATTTAATGAATTAGATAATGCATAAATTCCAGGAATAATAAGTCCTCCATCTGTAGAACCAAGTGTAGAAGTACGTCTTGTTCTTAAAGCATTAAGACCTGCTAAACCGTTTAACGAAATATCTTCAGTTAATTTATGATTAAAATTCAACGTTAACTGATAGTTTTGCTCAGAAAACATTCCACTATACTTTTGGTATCCTGAACCTACTGCTAATCTGTTTATTCCAAATGTAGCCGGTAAAGAACCTACTGCTTTTCTTTCTTCACGTAATTCAGAATAACTATCTGTACTTACTTTTCCAGTTGCAGATAACCAGTTTGCAAATTTATAATCTAACTGAGCGTACCCGATAAAACGGTTTCTCTCATCAGACTGATAATTATTGTATCTTGTAAAATAAGGATTATCAGCATATTTAGGGCTAGTATTTCCGTTCGCAGGATCTGCCATATTCCAAGATATGTTTTGTCCTCCTGATTTTTCATAAACATCTTTTTGAGCCTGAATATCAACGTTTGTTGCCCACCATTGACGGAATGACCCCATGATATTATCTCCACCATATCCTGTTGTATTTCTACCAACCGTATTTTGAGTCATATAGTTTGCAAATACATTAGCAGAAAGTCTATCTGTAAACTTATGATTGATTTTAACACTTAAATTGTTTTTCTTTAATTCACTATTTGGTAATATTCCGTTTTCTTTATAGTTATTGAAGTTCAAAACAAAATTAGTTTTGTCATTACCATCCTCCATAGAGACAGAATTGTTGAATGTAGTCGCTTTCTGAAAAAAGGTAATAGGACCATTTTTAGCTGCTTTCCATTCTGTTTTTTTACCGTAGTTTGGAGAATAAATAGAATAAGCATCCCATTGATACACAGAAAGACTTGGATCAAAAGCTACACCATAAGAAGCATCATCTGTTGTAGTTGCCACTTGGTTTCCTTTACTGTCAATTGTAAAGAAAGCTCCTGTTGGTCCAACCGGAACACCTTTAGGATTACCATTAGCATCATAAGTTGGTCCATAACCCTGACCGTATTTGTTTTGATAAACAGGGAACGTTTTTTTATCTACTGAACCTACAGTAAATTCACTAGAAACAGTTATTCCCAATCCTTTTTTAGCTTTTCCTTTTTTGGTTGTAATCATAATTACACCATTTCCAGCCTGCCATCCATACAATGCAGCTGCTGCCGCACCTTTCAGAACGTTTAATGTTTCAATATCATCCGGATTAATATCCATAGCAGCGTTACCATAATCGTATGTGTTACGTGCTCCTTCAGTTTGTTTTCCTGCACTTGAATTTGTATTAGCATTATTGATAGGCATACCATCAATAACAATAAGCATTTGGTTATCTCCTGTTAAGTTTTTAACACCTCTGGAAACTACGTTTGTAGACCCTCCAAAATTGGTATTCTTTCTAATATTTACACCAGCAGCTTTTCCAGAAAGCTCATTAAGAAAGTTTCCACTTGCAACCCCTGAATTTAAATCAGCACCTTTAATTTCTTGTGAAGCGTAACCTAAAGATTTTTTCTCTCTTTTAATCCCTAATGCTGTTACTACTACACCTTCAAGTTCAACTGATGAACTTACTAATTTTACATTTACTGCAGTTGAGCTAGCTGCTAATTCTTGAGATCTCATCCCAATATAAGTAAATACCAAGATTTGACTTGGTGCTGCTTTGATAGAATATTTTCCATCAAAATCTGTTTGTGTTCCAACTTTTGTCCCTTTAACTAATACACTCACACCTGGCAAAGGCATTCCTGCATTATCGGAAACAATTCCTGAAACAGCTCTTTCTTGCGCAAAGGTAAGTTGCGCCATAAGTACTAGTAGTAGCACTAAGAATCCATTAAACTTTAGTTTCATTTTATAAATTTTGAATTAGTATGCGGCAAACATCATAATATTTTCTTAAAACAACAATGCTATTTCTTAACATTGCTAAAATCTATTTTAATATTATTTTAACATTTGTTTATATTTATGTATTTAATTATCACAAAATAAGTACTATATGTAATTTTATGCATAAAATACTGTAATTTTGTTAATATCAATATTAACATTTAATTAACATTTAAAGGAAGAATATCCTCAATAAAAAAGAAACAAACTTAAAAAAAATATAGCTTTAATCCTACAAAAAAAGACGAAATA
The sequence above is drawn from the Flavobacterium sp. N2038 genome and encodes:
- a CDS encoding pyridoxal-phosphate dependent enzyme encodes the protein MDFSKNILETIGNTPLVKLNKIVAEIDALVLAKVETFNPGNSVKDRMAVKMIEDAEADGRLKPGGTIIEGTSGNTGMGLALVAIVKGYKLICVISDKQSKEKMDILRAVGAKVVVCPTDVEPTDPRSYYSVSKRLAEETPNSWYVNQYDNMSNSLAHYEQTGPEIWKQTEGKITHFVVGVGTGGTISGVGKYLKEKNPNIKIWGIDTYGSVFKKYHETGIFDENEIYSYITEGIGEDILPKNVDFSLIDGFTKVTDKDAAVYTRKIALEEAIFVGNSAGACIKGLLQLKEHFKPDDVVVVLFHDSGSRYVGKMFNDDWMRERGFLEENITKAEDVIKDHIDKELIVVRTEELVSHAIERMRKYKISQIPVVDINGFVGSVDETDLFRSYVADKNVAEKPIKEVMGKPFPIVKKGTPIEEVSKLFTKENDAVLVDLGNGHHHIITKYDIIGSIK
- a CDS encoding 3'-5' exonuclease; protein product: MNFTAIDFETATSYHPCSVGIVTVQNGVIVDEFVTLIKPPNNIYNPYTIQVHGIYPRDTVNAKSFAQVYPEIEKRLKNRVVVAHNESFDRNVLMKSMLLYGLNYEDLNIAAKWECTVKIYKAKGVKPTKLSDCCREMNIQLNHHEALSDARACAKLYMLQ
- a CDS encoding putative porin, whose protein sequence is MRIFIFLYLLVVPTLLFSQEKTTSKKGLDMNSKYSSITDTVKKKKAKIATIDQYQIITLEHDTTYVDTSLTIKSAYRQNYLRKDNFGLLSFSNIGQTYNTLQYSLTSFSPYPEIGFSGKHFDYLQAEDIRYYSAATPLTELFFNTTINKGQNVDSFITLNTSKNLNFSIAYRGLRSEGDYINQLVSVGNFRFTTSYTTTNKRYALNAHVTYQDVTNEENGGITTPEDFESDNKDYKNRQRLQVYLTDAQSLLKGRRFFLDHAFRVNPTGGDNNLYVTHQFNYEGKYFEYKQPTLLSNVGTTSVQRFGAAYVTGNINDQTRFEKLYNKVGLAYENTLLGKFNFFVDDYRSNFEYDRIIVKKDGTVIPNNLFLQINNVGGQYEYQKNKWNGRFLYTRSITNQSLSDLDAKLRYDLNEKIQFDFRFRNINKLPNNNYNLYQSSYVEYNWSNNFKNEKINQLGANVFTPWLNAEVQYSVLKDHLYFADVSTPAQAAANVQIINPAQYGNAINYFSVKASREFTFGKFALDNTLLYQKVDQSDLILNVPDFVTRNTLYYSTHFFKKALFMQTGIIFNYFTKYYGNSYNPVVGEFFVQNTKEIGNYANFDFFVNARIRQTRIYLKAEHFNAAFSQSNYYSAPNNPYRDFVIRFGLVWNFFQ
- a CDS encoding DUF2851 family protein — its product is MREDFLHYLWKFKKFDTLNLKTAQKEILTIIKTGDYLELSGPDFFNAQIKIGEQKWAGNVEIHLKSSDWYLHHHEKDRAYDNVILHVVWEHNAEIYRENNSEIPVLILRDYVSSDIISNYQSLISAKSWIFCEKEIAGIDSFVFKNWQERLFFERLERKSKFIFNLLAETNNDWEAVLFCLLAKNFGLNTNGESFLQIAKAIPFTIVRKESFEIENLEALLFGASGLLDTEKEDVYFFDLKFRYFYLLHKYQLERTYVSPLQFFKHRPDNFPTIRLSQLASLYHTHQNLFSKIILLRSAKSVYDLLSVSTSLYWQNHYQFDKESPKKLKPLSKQFLDLIIINTIIPLQFAYSNVFDESVSEDLVTFMNEVSGENNAIITKFESFGIIPKSAFETQSLLELKNEYCNKKACLKCAVGMELMKNN
- a CDS encoding SusD/RagB family nutrient-binding outer membrane lipoprotein, whose protein sequence is MKKILLLMSFIGIATSCSTDITDMNVDPKRPTTTKAEYMFTNAEKKLVDQMASTSVNLNVFRLFAQQWAETTYPNESQYDLTARKIPDSHFRVLYRDVLADFYDAKGMINKQVTESDEAANVKQNKLALIDILEAYTYSILVDTFGNVPYTQAGDIVKYPLPAYDDAQTIYKDLITRLAADVAVLKKNAASPNFGGADIIYAGDAASNGKWVKFANSLIVRLAVNISDVDQAYAATQVQAAIASGVMTANADNTKLVYLTTSGNQNPLYADLVVSKRDDFIPAETFVAAMDAVVPGGDPRMTKYFVNATKPAPVIPAGRTFVGGTYGEANVFATYSHISATLNNPAYPATIFDYSELQFLLAEAAEKGLIPGGSAAAKTYYDAAITASMTDWGVAPASITTYLAQPKVSYTNPLSGATWKEKIGMQAWFALYNRGFEAWTSYRRLDFPILKSPTTAVNKNILTVPVRYTYPGVEQSVNGTNYKKAASDIGGDLMNTKLFWDKF
- a CDS encoding SusC/RagA family TonB-linked outer membrane protein, producing the protein MKLKFNGFLVLLLVLMAQLTFAQERAVSGIVSDNAGMPLPGVSVLVKGTKVGTQTDFDGKYSIKAAPSQILVFTYIGMRSQELAASSTAVNVKLVSSSVELEGVVVTALGIKREKKSLGYASQEIKGADLNSGVASGNFLNELSGKAAGVNIRKNTNFGGSTNVVSRGVKNLTGDNQMLIVIDGMPINNANTNSSAGKQTEGARNTYDYGNAAMDINPDDIETLNVLKGAAAAALYGWQAGNGVIMITTKKGKAKKGLGITVSSEFTVGSVDKKTFPVYQNKYGQGYGPTYDANGNPKGVPVGPTGAFFTIDSKGNQVATTTDDASYGVAFDPSLSVYQWDAYSIYSPNYGKKTEWKAAKNGPITFFQKATTFNNSVSMEDGNDKTNFVLNFNNYKENGILPNSELKKNNLSVKINHKFTDRLSANVFANYMTQNTVGRNTTGYGGDNIMGSFRQWWATNVDIQAQKDVYEKSGGQNISWNMADPANGNTSPKYADNPYFTRYNNYQSDERNRFIGYAQLDYKFANWLSATGKVSTDSYSELREERKAVGSLPATFGINRLAVGSGYQKYSGMFSEQNYQLTLNFNHKLTEDISLNGLAGLNALRTRRTSTLGSTDGGLIIPGIYALSNSLNPAPYSIEAEDNSGVNSAYASASLGYRDFLYLDGTVRNDAFSTLPKGGNSVNTFSTSASYVFTKHVNAEWLTFGKLRASYAENPQGNIDLYALQSVFSKFNNFGSNPLYSRPDISANPDLHTVKTKSQEIGLEMQFFDRRIGFETSVYKSLSSDQIFPVDYSTSSGYSSRYANAGSVENRGIEVQFNATPVRSKDFQWDIFVNWSKNENTVEALAPGIETLTLGTFQGGVSIIAKPGHAYGDIIGKDYVYAADGQKVTKGGTYLMTESVTNVIGNVTPDWIGGIRNKFTYKQVSLGFLIDMQKGGDIFSLDQYYGQNSGLYESTAGVNELGNPVRNTLANGGGVILPGVNADGTPNTTRTPAPEVAGGIYGYTKNPQKAFVYDASYVKLREVNITYSFPSTLVSKLKLTDLRLSLVGSNLWIIHKNLPDADPESGISSGNLSSGYSGGSLPTTRNIGCNLTLKF